The genomic window GAGATTCCGCTCAGAGCGTCTTCGGCTGCGTCTGGGGCTGCTCGGTGACCGACGGGGTCACCTGCTGCGCGGGCGGCAGCTGCGCCGCGGGCTGCTGAGCCGGGGCCGACGCGTCGGTGGACTCCTTGCCCTCGTTCTGCATCTGGCTGACCTCGCTCTTGAAGATGCGCAGCGACCGACCCAGGCTGCGGGCCGCGTCGGGCATCCGCTTGGCACCGAAGAACATCACGAAAACGACCGCAATGATCAGCCAGTGCCAGATGCTCAGACTGCCCATGATTTTTACCTCCCAAGACTGGTGATGGTTCTGATGCTACCGGAGGGTGACGTGCGCCAACGCCACCATCCGGCCTCGTTGGCCCGGCGTTCAGCCGAGCCGCGCGCGCTTGCTCAGCGGCCGCTCGCGTGGGCGGCGCGCAGTTGTTCGAGCAGTTCCGCACCGGTCCAGGTGCGCCGGTCACCCTGCTCGGCGGCCACGATCAACTCGATCAGTCGCTGATTCACCGGTGTCGGCAGGCCGACCATCGCCCCGAGACCGACGATTTCGCCACAGAGCCAAGAGATTTCGGTCTTGCGACCGAGCTCG from Nocardia iowensis includes these protein-coding regions:
- the tatA gene encoding Sec-independent protein translocase subunit TatA translates to MGSLSIWHWLIIAVVFVMFFGAKRMPDAARSLGRSLRIFKSEVSQMQNEGKESTDASAPAQQPAAQLPPAQQVTPSVTEQPQTQPKTL